Within the Gammaproteobacteria bacterium genome, the region CTGGACTTTGATCACACCTATATTCGCGGCGGCACTGCCCTGTATGATTCCTGGGGCTATTCCATCGCATCTCTGGTAATGCAGAAAAAGCCCATCATCATCAACATTCTGATGACCGATGGTTTTGAAAACGCCTCATCGCCCCGTTCGCGCGGCTTATTGAAGGACATGATTCGTGATTCCGGCGCGTTTAATGTCGTTATCGCCAGCACCTGGGCAGAGCCTGCCGACCTGAACGACATCATCGGCAAAAACGGCTTTGTCGCCTTCAAATACCAAATCGAACAATCACAAACCATCATCGCCGACATCGCGGAAGCACTGCGCAACATGAAAATCCTCCGCGTTCAAGACAACCTGGATGGCCTGGACGGCATTCGCATCGAATATGGCAACGAAGCCAAACTACTCATCCCCATTCACTGAAATTCGCGTCAATGTCCTGGATATTCGCCTAGCCCTGCGAAGATTGCCCTGGCAGTGTAAAATTTAGACCTGCTCCAGGAATTTGCCCGCCATCCTCGTATTTCCCCCGTCAATCCGCGCCATTCTGCCGTCCAAAACACAGGTTTCACTGTCTATATCCCCCCCAAAACGGGTAAGATGTGCGTCTTTTATTTTTTAACTTAAAGGATGCGCCCATGCAGGTAGCCGAAAACAAAGTGGTTCTTTTCCACTACACCCTCACCAACGACGCTGGCGAGACCCTTGACAGCTCCGTCGGCGGAGACCCACTGGCCTACCTTCATGGTTTTGGCAACATCATCCCTGGCCTGGAAGCGGCTCTGGCGGGCAAAACTGCTGGTGACAAGCTGAACGTGCGCATTGAGCCAGAAAACGCCTACGGCGTGCGCCAGGACGCGCTGGTTCAGGAAATCCCACTGGAATTCATCCAGGGCATCGACAACCTGGAAATCGGCATGCAGCTGCAGGCACAAAGTGAGCAAGGCGTTCAGGTTTTCACCATCATCGCCCTGGACG harbors:
- a CDS encoding peptidylprolyl isomerase; this translates as MQVAENKVVLFHYTLTNDAGETLDSSVGGDPLAYLHGFGNIIPGLEAALAGKTAGDKLNVRIEPENAYGVRQDALVQEIPLEFIQGIDNLEIGMQLQAQSEQGVQVFTIIALDDQNATLDGNHPLAGVHLTFDVEIAEVRDASGEELAHGHVHGVGGHHH